A single genomic interval of Sphingobacteriales bacterium harbors:
- the ruvX gene encoding Holliday junction resolvase RuvX, producing the protein MARILAIDYGLKRVGIAVTDKLQLIATSLTTVETTGLLSFLEDYLRNEEVEKVVIGYPVDLSGNETDATPAVKKFIKLFQNKFPDIHIVTIDERLTSRMASRVIIESGLKKMKRREKELVDKVSATIILQSYLEIHNR; encoded by the coding sequence ATGGCAAGAATTCTGGCAATAGATTATGGTTTGAAACGGGTTGGTATTGCAGTTACCGACAAGTTACAGCTTATTGCCACTTCACTGACCACAGTTGAAACAACCGGCCTCCTTTCATTTTTGGAAGATTACCTTAGAAATGAAGAAGTTGAAAAAGTTGTGATAGGATATCCGGTCGATTTATCCGGAAATGAGACAGATGCCACTCCGGCTGTGAAAAAATTCATCAAACTTTTTCAAAATAAATTCCCTGATATTCATATAGTTACAATTGATGAGCGTTTAACTTCACGGATGGCCTCCAGGGTAATTATCGAAAGTGGCCTGAAAAAAATGAAGAGAAGGGAAAAGGAGCTGGTGGACAAAGTCAGTGCAACCATCATTTTACAATCTTATCTCGAAATCCATAACAGATGA
- the def gene encoding peptide deformylase, protein MIRRITAYGDPRLRQQSEDINPDYPGLDVLIADMFETMYSASGVGLAAPQIGLSINLFIIDTTRVDNYPEGKKLVFINPEILEESGKLWKYEEGCLSLPGIREDVERLDTVTIRYLDENFKEQTETFTGINGRVIQHEYDHLLGVLFIDLISPLRKRLIRKKLDAILKGTADAGYPINFYRAKKH, encoded by the coding sequence ATGATCAGAAGAATTACAGCGTATGGCGATCCCAGATTGCGACAGCAAAGTGAAGACATTAATCCGGATTATCCGGGACTTGACGTATTGATAGCTGATATGTTTGAAACCATGTATTCAGCCAGTGGGGTCGGGCTTGCTGCTCCCCAGATCGGACTGAGTATCAATTTATTTATTATCGATACTACCCGTGTTGACAACTACCCTGAAGGGAAAAAACTCGTTTTTATCAATCCCGAAATCCTTGAAGAAAGCGGAAAGTTGTGGAAATATGAAGAAGGATGCCTGAGCCTCCCGGGAATCAGGGAAGACGTTGAGCGGCTTGATACAGTTACCATCAGGTATCTGGATGAAAATTTTAAAGAGCAAACGGAAACTTTTACCGGAATCAACGGAAGAGTGATTCAGCATGAATATGATCATCTGCTGGGTGTTTTATTTATTGACCTGATTTCCCCTCTCAGAAAACGGCTCATCCGCAAAAAGCTGGATGCCATTCTGAAAGGTACGGCAGATGCCGGTTATCCCATTAATTTTTACAGGGCTAAAAAACACTGA